From the genome of Naumannella halotolerans, one region includes:
- a CDS encoding MFS transporter: MSYAGRVPVRIRFGQWWTRRTHFPREVYVLALIGFCVAVGFGVLVPVLPVFARSFGIGNLEAGAVISAFGFLRFLFSPFAARMLRRFSERVVLSAGVLIVAASSAAAGLATSYPQLLIMRGLGGIGSAMFSVSAMTLLLRSVTAEQRGRASGTMQSGFLLGGMAGPALGSLLARISLTAPFFFYAVTLAVAGLVGALLLRPPAHDPLSRATGSATVRSALADAGYRAACMANFSQGWNSFGVRSSLVPILVVESLHRSPADAGIAFAIAAVAQTLALAPAGRFVDTTGRRPALMLGGVLCGVSIAATPWATSLTWLTVAMVVYGLGASLLGTAPAAAVGDVVGPRGGQPVAVFSMMSDIGGILGPLVAGLLADVVSMQLAFAVGAGLAILATLMASVMAPGVPHRDGETPDPVAGPEPDPPRT, from the coding sequence GTGTCGTACGCGGGCCGGGTGCCGGTGAGGATCCGGTTCGGACAGTGGTGGACCCGGCGTACGCATTTCCCCCGCGAGGTCTACGTCCTGGCGCTGATCGGGTTCTGTGTCGCCGTCGGCTTCGGGGTGCTGGTGCCGGTGCTGCCGGTCTTCGCCCGGAGTTTCGGCATCGGCAACCTGGAGGCCGGTGCGGTGATCTCGGCCTTCGGGTTCCTGCGATTTCTCTTCTCCCCCTTCGCCGCCAGGATGCTGCGACGCTTCTCCGAGCGGGTCGTGCTCTCGGCCGGGGTGTTGATCGTCGCCGCCTCCAGCGCCGCCGCCGGCCTGGCCACCAGCTACCCGCAGCTGTTGATCATGCGCGGTCTCGGTGGCATCGGCTCGGCGATGTTCTCGGTCTCGGCGATGACCCTGCTGTTGCGATCGGTGACTGCCGAGCAGCGCGGGCGGGCCAGCGGAACCATGCAGAGCGGTTTCCTGCTGGGCGGCATGGCCGGTCCCGCCCTGGGCAGCCTGCTCGCCCGGATCTCGCTGACCGCACCCTTCTTCTTCTACGCCGTGACGCTCGCCGTCGCCGGCCTGGTCGGTGCCCTCCTGCTGCGGCCGCCGGCCCACGATCCACTCAGCCGTGCCACCGGGTCGGCGACGGTACGCAGCGCGCTGGCCGATGCCGGATACCGCGCGGCCTGTATGGCCAACTTCAGCCAGGGCTGGAACTCCTTCGGCGTCCGCAGCTCCCTGGTGCCGATCCTGGTGGTGGAATCCCTGCACCGCTCCCCGGCCGATGCCGGTATCGCCTTCGCCATCGCCGCAGTGGCGCAGACCCTCGCCCTGGCACCGGCCGGACGGTTCGTCGACACCACCGGACGCCGACCGGCACTGATGCTCGGGGGTGTGCTCTGTGGGGTGTCGATCGCCGCCACACCGTGGGCGACCAGCCTGACCTGGCTGACCGTGGCGATGGTCGTCTACGGTCTCGGCGCCTCGCTGCTCGGGACCGCCCCGGCGGCCGCTGTGGGCGATGTCGTCGGTCCCCGTGGCGGGCAGCCGGTGGCGGTGTTCTCGATGATGTCCGACATCGGCGGCATCCTCGGCCCGCTGGTGGCCGGCCTGCTGGCCGATGTGGTCTCCATGCAACTCGCCTTCGCCGTCGGCGCCGGGTTGGCCATACTGGCGACATTGATGGCCTCGGTGATGGCTCCGGGGGTACCCCACCGCGACGGTGAGACCCCCGACCCCGTTGCCGGGCCCGAACCCGATCCGCCGAGGACCTGA
- the greA gene encoding transcription elongation factor GreA, with translation MAETTQTNTIWLTQEAYDKLAAELAHLENTGRAEVTARIAQAREEGDLKENGGYHAAREEQGQMEARILQLKDMLSRAEVGEAPAEVDLVVPGSKVTIAFDGDETDTDTFLLGSREMLGLDDDVNHLNVYSPQSPLGAAILDKKKGDSVSYEAPNGKQINVTITGVEPFTG, from the coding sequence ATGGCAGAGACCACCCAAACGAACACGATCTGGCTCACCCAGGAGGCCTACGACAAGTTGGCCGCCGAGCTGGCGCACCTGGAGAACACCGGTCGCGCCGAGGTGACTGCGCGGATCGCGCAGGCCCGCGAAGAGGGCGACCTGAAGGAGAACGGCGGCTACCACGCGGCGCGCGAGGAGCAGGGCCAGATGGAGGCCCGGATCCTGCAGTTGAAGGACATGCTGAGCCGCGCCGAGGTGGGCGAGGCACCCGCCGAGGTGGATCTGGTCGTCCCGGGCTCGAAGGTGACAATCGCCTTCGACGGTGACGAGACCGACACCGACACCTTCCTGCTCGGCTCCCGCGAGATGCTCGGGTTGGACGACGACGTGAACCACCTCAACGTCTACAGCCCGCAGAGCCCCCTGGGTGCCGCGATCCTGGACAAGAAGAAGGGCGATTCGGTGTCCTACGAGGCACCGAACGGCAAGCAGATCAACGTCACCATCACCGGCGTCGAACCCTTCACCGGCTGA
- a CDS encoding DUF4307 domain-containing protein yields the protein MSSSQGLDEAERERIARRYPPPRIGRTGWIAIIAVLALIAGGTYLWIASFHGNEQVGGSVRGFQTHPDRVDAVIDVYRPDPSRPATCEVFALAENFERVGEVTQLIEPSEANEATVEVTILTYRRSTAVDVEDCEAL from the coding sequence GTGTCCAGCAGCCAAGGCCTCGACGAGGCCGAGAGGGAACGGATCGCCCGCCGGTACCCACCGCCGCGGATCGGTCGCACCGGGTGGATCGCGATCATCGCCGTGCTCGCCCTGATAGCCGGCGGCACCTACCTCTGGATCGCCTCGTTCCACGGGAACGAGCAGGTCGGCGGCAGTGTCCGGGGTTTCCAGACCCACCCCGACCGGGTGGATGCCGTGATCGACGTCTATCGCCCCGACCCCTCGCGCCCGGCCACCTGCGAGGTGTTCGCCCTGGCCGAGAACTTCGAACGGGTCGGTGAGGTCACCCAGCTGATCGAACCCAGCGAGGCGAACGAGGCGACCGTCGAGGTGACGATCCTGACCTACCGCCGCTCCACTGCGGTCGACGTGGAGGACTGCGAGGCTCTCTGA
- the mca gene encoding mycothiol conjugate amidase Mca translates to MVESVADDLEGPAVVLPRRHDHHGEPLRLLHVHAHPDDESSKGAATTARYVAEGVEVMVATCTGGERGSILNPAMERPDIEANIAEVRRNEMAAARKILGIEQVWLGFVDSGLPEGDPLPPLPEGCFGLTDPQETARELVKVIRQFRPQVMTTYDENGGYPHPDHIMTHRISMTAYELAADPAAWPELGEPWEVSKLYYHMTFHRRRLAALDAAMTEEGLESPYREWLANWDRGEDWEKRVTTRVWAADWFGVRDAALLAHATQVDPDGRWFAIPLHVQRRAWPTEDFELARSRVESSLPEDDLFAGIAVESPVVPAVEEASA, encoded by the coding sequence ATGGTCGAATCAGTTGCCGACGATCTCGAAGGCCCCGCCGTCGTGCTGCCGCGCAGGCATGACCACCACGGTGAGCCGCTGCGGTTGTTGCACGTGCACGCGCACCCCGATGACGAGTCGAGCAAGGGCGCGGCGACCACGGCCCGGTACGTCGCCGAGGGGGTCGAGGTGATGGTGGCGACCTGCACCGGCGGCGAGCGCGGCTCGATCCTGAATCCGGCGATGGAACGACCCGACATCGAGGCCAACATCGCCGAGGTACGACGCAACGAGATGGCCGCGGCGAGGAAGATCCTGGGGATCGAACAGGTCTGGCTCGGCTTCGTCGACTCCGGCCTGCCCGAGGGTGATCCGCTGCCGCCGCTGCCGGAGGGCTGTTTCGGGCTGACCGATCCGCAGGAGACGGCGCGCGAACTGGTGAAGGTGATCCGGCAGTTCCGGCCACAGGTGATGACCACCTATGACGAGAACGGCGGTTACCCGCACCCGGATCACATCATGACCCACCGGATCAGCATGACCGCCTACGAACTGGCCGCCGACCCCGCTGCCTGGCCCGAGCTCGGCGAGCCGTGGGAGGTGTCGAAGCTCTACTACCACATGACCTTCCATCGCCGGCGGCTTGCGGCCCTGGACGCCGCGATGACCGAGGAGGGGCTGGAGTCGCCGTACCGGGAATGGCTGGCGAACTGGGACCGGGGTGAGGACTGGGAGAAGCGGGTGACCACCCGGGTCTGGGCCGCGGACTGGTTCGGGGTACGCGATGCCGCCCTGCTCGCCCACGCCACCCAGGTCGACCCGGACGGGCGGTGGTTCGCCATCCCGCTGCACGTGCAGCGGCGCGCCTGGCCGACCGAGGACTTCGAGTTGGCCCGCAGTCGGGTCGAGTCATCCCTGCCGGAGGACGACCTGTTCGCCGGCATTGCGGTCGAGTCGCCGGTCGTACCGGCGGTGGAGGAGGCATCGGCATGA
- the nrdH gene encoding glutaredoxin-like protein NrdH — translation MSVTVYTKPGCVQCTATYRALDKAGVEYEVIDLTEDDAALEHSKNLGYFAAPIVITATDHWSGFRPDKIAALAKAQVEQTSASSVA, via the coding sequence ATGTCCGTGACGGTGTACACCAAGCCTGGATGCGTTCAGTGCACGGCCACCTACCGTGCCCTCGACAAGGCGGGTGTGGAGTACGAGGTGATCGACCTCACCGAGGACGATGCGGCGCTCGAGCACAGCAAGAACCTGGGCTACTTCGCGGCCCCGATCGTGATCACCGCGACCGATCACTGGTCGGGTTTCCGCCCCGACAAGATCGCGGCACTGGCCAAGGCGCAGGTCGAACAGACCTCCGCCAGCAGCGTCGCCTGA
- the nrdI gene encoding class Ib ribonucleoside-diphosphate reductase assembly flavoprotein NrdI, protein MTSATVEPTTGIRQTTDRVIHFSSSSGNTDRFVQKLGIEATRIPLDGTPVQARAPFVLVVPTYGAEGKGHVPPKVVAFLNDPVNRSHLLGVIGAGNTNFHDTYCLAADIIAAKCQVPVFYKFELMGTPDDVDRVREGLEALWRRR, encoded by the coding sequence ATGACGAGTGCAACGGTCGAACCGACAACAGGCATTCGGCAGACCACGGATCGCGTGATCCACTTCTCCTCGAGCTCGGGCAACACCGACCGGTTCGTGCAGAAGCTGGGGATCGAGGCCACCAGGATCCCGCTGGACGGGACCCCGGTGCAGGCCCGGGCACCGTTCGTGCTGGTCGTACCGACCTACGGTGCCGAAGGCAAGGGGCACGTACCGCCCAAGGTGGTTGCGTTCCTGAACGATCCGGTCAACCGGTCACACCTGCTGGGTGTGATCGGGGCCGGCAACACGAATTTTCATGACACCTACTGCTTGGCCGCAGACATCATCGCCGCCAAGTGCCAGGTGCCCGTTTTCTACAAGTTTGAACTCATGGGGACCCCCGACGACGTCGACCGGGTCAGGGAAGGATTGGAAGCACTGTGGAGACGACGGTAG
- the nrdE gene encoding class 1b ribonucleoside-diphosphate reductase subunit alpha, with translation MAPDASDTNIPDKYRGLGYHELNAMLNLYDEQGRIQFGADREAAHQYFLQHVNPNTVFFHDLEEKLDHLVKHGYYEKDVLDQYSDDFIKGLWKHAFDKKFRFPTFLGAFKYYTSYTLKTFDGKRYLERYEDRVCMVALALARGDEAMATNLVDEILGGRFQPATPTFLNAGKKQRGELVSCFLLRVEDNMESIGRSINSALQLSKRGGGVALSLTNIRESGAPIKHIENQSSGVIPVMKLLEDSFSYANQLGARQGAGAVYLHAHHPDIHRFLDTKRENADEKIRIKTLSLGVVIPDITFELAKRNEDMYLFSPYDVERVYGVPFTEISVTEKYYEMVDDARIRKTKINAREFFQTIAEIQFESGYPYIMFEDTVNRANPIDGRITMSNLCSEILQVSTPSKFANDLSYDEIGKDISCNLGSLNIAQAMDAPDLGLTIETAIRGLTAVSDMSYIDSVPSVAYGNSKSHAIGLGQMNLHGYLARERIHYGSAEGVDFTDIYFMTVLFHCLRASNTIAVERGETFDGFERSKYASGEFFDRYTAGPWQPKTQKVKELFADAGVHIPTVADWEQLKADVMAGGIYNQNLQAVPPTGSISYINNSTSSIHPVAAKIEIRKEGKIGRVYYPAPYLSNDNLEYYADAYEIGYEKIIDTYAAATQHVDQGLSCTLFFTDEVTTRDINKAQIYAWKKGIKTLYYIRLRQLALQGTEVDGCVSCML, from the coding sequence CTGGCACCCGATGCCAGCGACACCAACATCCCCGACAAGTACCGCGGGCTCGGTTACCACGAGCTGAACGCGATGCTGAACCTGTACGACGAGCAGGGGAGGATCCAGTTCGGCGCGGACCGGGAAGCAGCCCACCAGTACTTCCTGCAGCATGTGAACCCGAACACCGTCTTCTTCCACGACCTGGAGGAGAAGCTGGACCATCTGGTCAAGCACGGTTACTACGAGAAGGACGTGCTCGACCAGTACAGCGACGACTTCATCAAGGGACTGTGGAAGCACGCCTTCGACAAGAAGTTCCGATTCCCGACCTTCCTCGGGGCGTTCAAGTACTACACCTCGTACACGCTGAAGACGTTCGACGGAAAACGCTACCTCGAGCGGTACGAGGACCGCGTCTGCATGGTCGCGCTGGCCCTGGCCCGCGGTGACGAGGCGATGGCGACCAACCTGGTCGACGAGATCCTCGGCGGCCGGTTCCAGCCCGCCACCCCGACCTTCCTCAATGCCGGCAAGAAGCAGCGCGGTGAGCTCGTCTCCTGCTTCCTGCTGCGGGTGGAGGACAACATGGAGTCGATCGGCCGGTCGATCAACTCCGCGCTGCAGCTGTCCAAGCGTGGCGGTGGTGTGGCGCTGTCGCTGACCAACATCCGCGAGTCCGGTGCGCCGATCAAGCACATCGAGAACCAGTCCTCGGGTGTGATCCCGGTGATGAAGCTGTTGGAGGACTCCTTCTCCTACGCCAACCAGCTCGGTGCCCGCCAGGGTGCCGGTGCGGTCTACCTGCATGCGCATCACCCCGACATCCATCGTTTCCTCGACACCAAGCGTGAGAACGCCGATGAGAAGATCCGGATCAAGACGCTCTCGCTCGGCGTGGTGATCCCCGACATCACCTTCGAGCTGGCGAAGCGGAACGAGGACATGTACCTCTTCTCGCCCTATGACGTGGAGCGGGTCTACGGCGTACCGTTCACCGAGATCTCGGTGACCGAGAAGTACTACGAGATGGTCGACGACGCGCGGATCCGGAAGACCAAGATCAACGCCCGCGAGTTCTTCCAGACCATCGCCGAGATCCAGTTCGAGTCCGGTTATCCCTACATCATGTTCGAGGACACGGTGAACCGGGCGAACCCGATCGACGGTCGAATCACGATGTCGAACCTGTGCAGCGAGATCCTGCAGGTCTCCACCCCGAGCAAGTTCGCCAACGATCTGTCCTACGACGAGATCGGCAAGGACATCTCCTGCAACCTGGGTTCGCTGAACATCGCCCAGGCGATGGATGCACCGGATCTGGGCCTGACCATCGAGACCGCCATCCGTGGTCTGACCGCCGTCTCGGACATGAGCTACATCGACTCGGTGCCGAGCGTGGCCTACGGCAACTCCAAGAGCCACGCCATCGGTCTGGGGCAGATGAACCTGCACGGTTATCTGGCGCGCGAGCGGATCCACTACGGCTCGGCCGAAGGGGTCGACTTCACCGACATCTACTTCATGACGGTGTTGTTCCACTGCCTCCGGGCGTCGAACACGATCGCGGTCGAGCGTGGGGAGACCTTCGACGGCTTCGAGCGGAGCAAGTACGCCTCCGGCGAGTTCTTCGACCGCTACACCGCCGGTCCGTGGCAGCCGAAGACGCAGAAGGTGAAGGAGTTGTTCGCCGACGCCGGTGTGCACATCCCGACCGTTGCGGACTGGGAGCAGCTGAAGGCCGATGTGATGGCCGGCGGGATCTACAACCAGAACCTTCAGGCCGTACCGCCGACCGGTTCGATCTCCTACATCAACAACTCGACCTCCTCCATCCACCCGGTGGCGGCGAAGATCGAGATCCGCAAGGAAGGCAAGATCGGTCGCGTCTACTACCCGGCGCCGTACCTGAGCAACGACAATCTCGAGTACTACGCCGATGCCTACGAGATCGGGTACGAGAAGATCATCGACACCTATGCCGCGGCCACGCAGCATGTCGATCAAGGTCTGTCCTGCACCCTGTTCTTCACCGATGAGGTGACGACCCGGGACATCAACAAGGCGCAGATCTACGCCTGGAAGAAGGGCATCAAGACGCTCTACTACATTCGTCTGCGGCAGCTGGCCCTGCAGGGCACAGAGGTCGACGGCTGCGTCTCCTGCATGCTCTGA
- the nrdF gene encoding class 1b ribonucleoside-diphosphate reductase subunit beta, which produces MTTTGEGTATPAVKLVDHVQAINWNRIEDEKDVEVWNRLVNNFWLPEKVPVSNDVQSWATLTPAEQQLTMRVFTGLTLLDTIQGTVGAVSLIPDALTPHEEAVYTNIAFMESVHAKSYSSIFSTLCSTKEIDEAFRWSVENEHLQRKAEIVMNYYKGDDPLKKKVASTLLESFLFYSGFYLPMHWSSRAKLTNTADVIRLIIRDEAVHGYYIGYKYQRGLETQTPERREELKTYTFDLLFDLYDNEVAYTHALYDEVGLSEDVKKFLHYNANKALMNLGYEAMFPSQVTDVSPAILSALSPNADENHDFFSGSGSSYVIGKAVNTTDEDWDF; this is translated from the coding sequence GTGACAACCACAGGCGAAGGCACCGCCACTCCGGCGGTGAAGCTGGTCGACCATGTCCAGGCGATCAACTGGAACCGGATCGAGGACGAGAAGGACGTCGAGGTCTGGAACCGGTTGGTGAACAACTTCTGGCTGCCGGAGAAGGTGCCGGTCTCCAACGACGTGCAGTCGTGGGCGACGCTGACCCCGGCCGAACAGCAGTTGACGATGCGGGTCTTCACCGGCCTGACCCTGCTCGACACCATTCAGGGCACGGTCGGTGCGGTCAGCCTGATCCCGGATGCGCTGACCCCGCACGAGGAGGCGGTCTACACCAACATCGCCTTCATGGAGTCGGTGCACGCCAAGAGCTACTCCTCGATCTTCTCCACCTTGTGCTCGACCAAGGAGATCGACGAGGCGTTCCGCTGGTCGGTGGAGAACGAGCACCTGCAGCGCAAGGCCGAGATCGTGATGAACTATTACAAGGGCGACGATCCGCTGAAGAAGAAGGTCGCCTCGACCTTGTTGGAGTCGTTCCTGTTCTACTCCGGCTTCTACCTGCCGATGCACTGGTCCAGCCGGGCGAAGCTGACCAACACCGCCGATGTGATCCGGTTGATCATCCGGGACGAGGCGGTGCACGGCTACTACATCGGTTACAAGTACCAGCGCGGTCTGGAGACCCAGACCCCGGAGCGCCGCGAGGAACTGAAGACCTACACCTTCGACCTGTTGTTCGATCTCTACGACAACGAGGTGGCCTACACCCACGCGTTGTACGACGAGGTCGGCCTCAGCGAGGACGTGAAGAAGTTCCTGCACTACAACGCCAACAAGGCATTGATGAACCTCGGCTACGAGGCGATGTTCCCCTCCCAGGTGACCGATGTGTCGCCGGCGATCCTGTCCGCGCTGAGCCCGAACGCCGATGAGAACCACGACTTCTTCTCCGGATCCGGTTCGTCGTACGTGATCGGCAAGGCGGTCAACACCACCGACGAGGACTGGGACTTCTGA
- a CDS encoding phosphoribosyltransferase family protein has translation MTIDHGVRFIETVGAELAERFRDDRIDIVATAATLGIPLAVEVSRALGLDDYLVLQKSRKVHLKDALRATLTSITSHGKQELMLDRARLDAVRGRRVLFVDDVISTGSSAVAALDLLHSAGGDVVGAGFLLQEEDAGADEVQARGVRLVTLGRISLREL, from the coding sequence ATGACGATCGATCACGGCGTCCGGTTCATCGAAACCGTGGGCGCCGAACTGGCCGAGCGATTCCGGGACGACAGAATCGACATCGTGGCCACGGCCGCGACTCTGGGGATTCCGCTGGCAGTCGAGGTCTCCCGCGCCCTGGGGCTTGACGACTATCTCGTCCTGCAGAAATCCCGAAAGGTCCACCTGAAGGATGCGCTCCGGGCCACCCTGACCTCGATCACGAGCCACGGGAAGCAGGAACTCATGCTCGACCGCGCGCGTCTGGATGCGGTCCGCGGTCGGCGCGTGCTCTTCGTCGATGACGTGATCTCCACCGGCTCGTCAGCCGTTGCCGCACTCGACCTGCTTCACTCGGCCGGAGGAGACGTCGTCGGTGCCGGATTCCTGCTTCAGGAGGAGGATGCCGGAGCCGACGAAGTGCAGGCCCGTGGAGTGCGGCTAGTGACGTTGGGGCGGATCAGTCTGCGCGAGTTGTGA
- a CDS encoding uracil-xanthine permease family protein: MTIQPPRTADPGSFSIGYDQALPPQRAAVYGVQHLLALTGLWVFPATLGSAVGLESEQVALIIQGCFLLTGIVTIASSSRVLRLPIVQGPTAALLVALIATGGQFGLGTAFGSMIIAGLLSALLAFPLARLGLYGHLARVVSNPLVFGVMFLVLGAQLASIGVSGWFTELAPGTGFGPGVIIAVISALAVAGCMIFGGNTILKRLAILAGVAIGTVLAAAMGVWSPPDLTATPLIGAPTLLPFGIGFSWAAVPIMMIGFLQAGAESMSVYALLGRWSGQKVDVNRANRGLSVEFVGSAIGGLFGGIGTTSYPENAGILRVSGIASRSVTIAAGALAVGLAFFPPLALFIANLPGPALSAAATILFGVIAISGVQQLRHVEWDDLNLIVAAVSFVVPVGLQAIPDDVVATLSPSVSSVLTSPMMVSTVMLLILHPLVNLLIRPRLDARRKDPEGSHA; the protein is encoded by the coding sequence ATGACCATTCAACCTCCGAGGACCGCGGACCCCGGTTCGTTCTCGATCGGTTACGACCAGGCGCTGCCTCCGCAACGCGCTGCCGTCTACGGAGTTCAACACCTGCTGGCACTGACCGGACTCTGGGTATTTCCGGCAACGTTGGGCTCGGCAGTCGGCTTGGAGTCCGAGCAGGTTGCCCTGATCATCCAGGGCTGTTTCCTGCTTACCGGTATCGTCACCATCGCATCGTCCAGCCGAGTTCTGAGACTGCCGATCGTGCAGGGCCCGACGGCTGCGCTGCTAGTCGCACTCATCGCCACCGGGGGCCAGTTCGGCCTCGGAACTGCATTCGGCTCCATGATCATCGCGGGGCTCCTTTCGGCACTGCTGGCGTTCCCGCTTGCCCGCTTGGGCTTGTACGGACACCTCGCCCGGGTGGTGTCGAATCCCTTGGTGTTCGGCGTCATGTTTCTCGTTCTGGGGGCACAGTTGGCCTCGATCGGCGTCTCCGGTTGGTTCACCGAGCTTGCTCCTGGCACAGGATTCGGCCCCGGTGTGATCATCGCCGTGATCAGCGCACTGGCGGTCGCCGGCTGCATGATCTTTGGCGGGAACACCATATTGAAACGCTTGGCGATTCTCGCCGGAGTTGCGATCGGAACGGTTCTGGCGGCCGCCATGGGGGTGTGGAGCCCGCCTGACCTCACAGCCACGCCGCTCATCGGCGCTCCGACCTTGCTGCCGTTCGGGATCGGCTTCAGTTGGGCTGCTGTTCCGATCATGATGATCGGCTTCCTGCAGGCCGGAGCCGAATCGATGAGTGTCTACGCCCTACTGGGCCGCTGGTCCGGGCAGAAGGTCGACGTGAACCGCGCCAATCGTGGTCTGAGCGTCGAGTTCGTAGGCTCGGCCATTGGTGGCCTCTTCGGTGGCATCGGGACCACCTCCTACCCCGAGAATGCTGGGATCCTCCGAGTGTCCGGGATCGCCTCGCGATCGGTCACGATCGCGGCCGGGGCGCTCGCGGTCGGTCTGGCATTCTTTCCGCCCCTCGCGTTGTTCATCGCCAACCTGCCCGGCCCCGCGCTGTCGGCGGCTGCCACCATCCTGTTCGGTGTTATCGCGATCTCAGGGGTGCAACAACTCCGGCATGTCGAGTGGGACGACCTGAACCTGATCGTGGCTGCGGTCAGCTTCGTAGTACCCGTGGGTTTGCAAGCCATTCCCGACGATGTTGTCGCCACACTCTCCCCTAGTGTGTCCAGCGTCCTGACCAGCCCGATGATGGTCAGTACGGTGATGCTGCTCATCCTGCACCCGCTGGTGAACCTGCTGATCAGACCGCGACTCGACGCCCGTAGAAAGGACCCCGAGGGATCCCATGCATGA
- a CDS encoding DUF2277 domain-containing protein encodes MCRNIRCLHNFEPPTTDDEVREAALQFVRKVSGSTRPSRANTPAFEQAIDEIAAATRTMLDQLVTNAPPKSREQEAIRGRQRHEKRMEREVRLRTGSA; translated from the coding sequence ATGTGCCGCAACATTCGATGTCTCCACAATTTCGAGCCTCCGACCACCGACGACGAGGTGCGTGAGGCCGCACTGCAGTTCGTCCGGAAGGTCAGCGGATCGACCCGCCCGTCGCGCGCGAACACCCCGGCCTTCGAGCAGGCGATCGACGAGATCGCTGCCGCCACCCGGACGATGCTGGATCAGCTGGTGACGAACGCCCCGCCGAAGAGCCGGGAGCAGGAGGCGATCAGGGGCCGGCAGCGCCACGAGAAGCGGATGGAACGCGAGGTCAGGCTGCGCACCGGTTCGGCGTGA
- a CDS encoding AIM24 family protein, whose product MRSSLFDAANSERQTAERWALQSGKILRCALTPDSPEIISAAGAMVAYQGQMDFSYQGSGGGMRLLKKMATGEGANMMRTRGHGEIFYARQAHDVFLIQLEGEALTLNTSNVLAFDGSINWDIKSLGGAGFMAGGLFNLHLQGHGMVAVTSDGPPMLLDCSQQPTCVDPQAAVCWSANLAPQIKNDFKFGSLIGRGSGESFQLAFHGPGFVVVQPSEGVPVVRAGS is encoded by the coding sequence ATGCGAAGCAGTTTGTTCGACGCCGCCAATTCCGAGCGGCAGACCGCCGAACGCTGGGCCCTTCAATCGGGGAAGATCCTGCGCTGTGCACTGACCCCGGATTCGCCGGAGATCATCTCCGCTGCCGGTGCGATGGTGGCCTATCAGGGGCAGATGGACTTCTCCTACCAGGGCAGCGGCGGCGGGATGCGGCTGCTGAAGAAGATGGCGACCGGCGAGGGTGCGAACATGATGCGCACCCGCGGTCACGGCGAGATCTTCTACGCCCGGCAGGCCCACGACGTCTTCCTGATCCAGCTCGAGGGTGAGGCGCTGACCCTCAACACCAGCAACGTCCTCGCCTTCGACGGCTCGATCAACTGGGACATCAAATCGCTCGGCGGGGCAGGCTTCATGGCGGGCGGGCTGTTCAATCTGCACCTGCAGGGACACGGCATGGTCGCGGTGACCTCCGATGGGCCGCCGATGCTGCTGGACTGCTCCCAGCAGCCGACCTGTGTCGACCCGCAGGCGGCGGTCTGCTGGTCGGCGAACCTGGCACCGCAGATCAAGAACGACTTCAAGTTCGGGTCGCTGATCGGACGTGGTTCGGGAGAATCGTTCCAGCTCGCCTTCCACGGCCCGGGCTTCGTCGTGGTCCAGCCCTCGGAGGGCGTACCGGTGGTCCGTGCCGGTAGCTGA